The Carassius gibelio isolate Cgi1373 ecotype wild population from Czech Republic chromosome B18, carGib1.2-hapl.c, whole genome shotgun sequence sequence CATTACTGCGCTGATGTTGCCTAGGAGGAATGCAGGTTGGGAATTTGTAAAGTAGTAACATCCAAATATGTACAACCAATCTGAACTAGTTACATGTTCATCAAAACAACTGTCAGCTGATCAAAGGTTCAGTTAAAATCCAAAGGGTACAGCTGGCCAGCTTACATTTTTCCAGACGTCCCAGCACCTTCATATTCTGATTGGACACTAAGAAAAACATGAGATCGAATGGAGAGGTGGCTGGCTGGCTCCTCTGTCAAGGTAGGCGGCGTCGGAGGGTGTGTCTGCCAGCCGCAAGCAGTTCTGAGGAGGTCTGGGGTAAGAAGCTGACACTGTGGTGCATTTCCGAAACTCAGCTGTACCACATGCGTAACAGAAAACAGGCGAATGAGGTCGATCAGTATCTGAAAGCCATGGCCTGTGAAAGAGACAGACAAGGTAAGTCAGTGGGAGAAACTCAAACGAAAacgattaaaaacaaaataatattaaatattcttaACAGGGCTACcaattttagaaaacaaaaaattaGTCTGACCCAGCGTAATCAGCATATCAAGCTATTAAATTAACTGACAGACCTAATATTCAAGATCCATTAATGAGTCGATATACCGTTCAAATCAATATTCCTAATTCACGTGCAGTATTTTAACTGCTGACCTCTGATCCAGCCCATAGTATTGATGATGACAGGACTTTCTCCACTGACATGTCGCCAGAGGGATTTGAGAGACTCCAGATACCGATCGATGTCAGCCTGACAATCTGCCTGACCGTAATACACCATGTGCTCTGGGTCACGCAGGTGTGTGAAAGGAGGGcctaagaaagaaaaacacaaatcacAAACATGTCCATTTTGGGGGAGTATATAACAAAGAACATATGCTAAATGTAAGACACTTTTGGAGTTTCGTAGTACAAAGCTTTTGAATTGACAGAATCTTTTTAAGTGATACCGGTGATTAAAAATGTACTTCCTGTGGCTATAGGGAGATGGAGAGTATGACACATACCCAGCAGTGGTTCTGTAACCGTGTTCAAGGAAAGACATCCGGGAGGGGTGAACTCAGTCTGGCCTAGATCACACTCCAAATACTCCACGCTTgcagtgctacacacacacacacacacacacacacacagtagagaGGACAAATTCCAGTttaaaattacatgtaaaaaaatccttaaataacaaaaacacaagatTACTCTCAGTTTATTAATAAACGGATCAAATTAACTCACTGATTGAGCAGGCTGTTAATAAGGTGTCGATTGAAGGTGGATTTGCCAGAGGACTTCCCCCCACACACAAGAATTATGGGACAGCGGACAAATTCCCCTGcgggcaattattattatttttttaaatacataattatatattatacaatcatttatacagtttatatcaactttttaattataaaattagtcCAACTAGTTACCTGCCCAGGCACTGAGCAAACTGCTTATAGCTTCTCTGTAGCTTCGTGACACCACCAGACCCTGTGCACAAGGTCCACGCAGAGCTGTTACACCCACAGCTGACAGAACAGGGTTATAGACGGCAGCCTGAGACTTCAGCTCCTTCTGCAAGATGCAAAACcacagatgcaataaaaaaaaaaaaaaatctatgttacTATGCCAAGATGCTCAAACAATGTCTCACAGCGTTTACATTCTTCCTATAAATGGTTTACTTAGTCTGCATCTGCATATTGCGTTTTAACATCACAAACAATAAACATATCAGGTATTTAAAACATGAACGGACAAAATCTGAAAGGTCACCAACTTACGGAGTTGAGGCCAAAGATCTCTGAGAGCTCTGAGAAGCTGGTGAGGAAGCGGGTGAGCGGTGTGTCCAGAGGCTCCAGAAGCACCACGCAGGAGTCCGAGTCCACCTCACTCATGAGCTTTTTACTTGGCTCTAGACAGAAACACATGGATCACGAAAGAACATTAGAAAGCAAATGCTAAAAAGAACTTTGGTGCCCTTAGAAATTAATTTAAGGCAAGACACTaaagacaaaaacacatgcactggtcaattttgagatatTTGGGTTTCCATGTATCTAAAATACAtgattaagtgtttattttatggcACTTTACCCTCAggtcagtttgtttcttcatccttcagtttgtttcttcatctttaGAGAAATTTATAACATCAcagctcaccaatagatcctctgtagtgaatgggtgccatcagaatgagtgtccaaacagctgataaaaacttcacgATAAACCACTagttaaataaaatcaattaaacaaaaaatctttatttgaaaaaattcttactggaggaagcaatattatgaatagaggacttgtttcttttttttagctGGAAGAAATGggttgaagttaaaaacatctaaatgataGCTTTATTGCAAATACAGCCTTTCATTTCAcaacttcacaagatgttaactgatggattggagtCATTTAGATGAGAGTGAATTATTGTGTAattatcagctgtttaaactgtcattttgacggcacccatacaCTGTAGAGGAACcgttggtgagcaaatgatggtatgctaaatttctccaaaactgtcctgatgaagaaacaaactcatctacatcttggactgCCAGAAagagagtacattttcagcaaattttcattttgggttcactattcctttaaaagccATTTTGCCAAAATAGGTTTTCTCTCATGTAATGAGCCAGACACTTCAGTAGCAATTACATACATTGAACTTTCAAGTTTTATTCTTATCTATAGTCTGATGATTTTACAGAGGGATATATGTATAAATAGTTTTATAAAGATTGTATTCCTGCTGACAATATTTCCCATTTTCAACGACTgatttaaacaaaccaaaaaataaaatcaactttAATCAATGTTCAGAACTCTGTTCTGGAAATGTATTCATAGTGCATAAATGCAtaagtgtataaatgtatatataaacatgatATTTCAGCTTGTagcttgtaatacaaaaaaaggttgtaataCTTAATGTTATCAATAAACTAGGTATATATGATGATATCTACTAATACTTTTACCTACTCACCTGCAATGTCTTTCCTTAATggaagacatgagggtgagaaaacaaataatataaatataataaggaGGCAGGACAATCCTGATGCTACCTGAAGAGAAATATTTGCGAACAATGGCTTTTGCTTCCAGCAGCCCCTCTTTCTTGTTCTTGCCGGAGGGGGGATTGTTTCCTAAGGCCGTGATGGTGAGAGGGCAGTGGGACGGTGGTGAGAACAGGGGGTAAGGCTGCTGGCCCTCCTCGATGGTGAAGCCCAGCACCTCTACGTGACCATAGAGGCAAGTGAGCAGGCACTTCCCACGGAAACACAACACCTGCACAAACATCAGACACAAAACTCAGTCTTCTTGCAGAAACTAGTTATGGGAGATCAATATGATAAACTGATcaacatttgactttttttaagtttgcaatgctacacacacacacatgtatgtgttTAAAAGCATAATGCTGAGATCATCACTCTACCTGGCCTTGTTTCATAACTAAAACAGCACGGTTGTGGGTATGATCGAAGTGGGCATGGAACTCAAGACCGTTCTCCTCCATCTGGTCTGTTTTAGGTGAGGTTGAACTCTCCATGCCATTCTTAAGAACACTATTGGCATATTCACTCCATTCTTGAGAGTCCACGGAGTTGCTGCTGTCATCCAGTTCTGTGCCTCCATTTGTATGGACCTGAGCAAAAGTCACAGAAGTGGCCTTTCCCTTCTcctcagcacaactgttttcagggATAGGCTTCGTATACAACTTCTTCAGCCGTTTCAATCCAGGTTTCTCCCTTTTGGTTATCTGTTGCTCCAACTTTGCTGTCCCAGGACTTGTATTTAGGAGCGAGGAGTCCAGTCTATGTATCTTTTTGCGCCATTTATTCTTGCCATGTCGCTTCGTGGAGTTTTGCGACCGAGAAGAAACCTTGTGGACTTTCATTGTCATCCAATGAACCCCAACAAGACTAAAAACGTCATAAATCCAGGGCAGGAGACACCTGTGAATGACGACATAGAGTAATGATGACATAAGCCCAGCTGGAGTAACTTAactaaaatggttttaaaagtgGATGGACAGACAAAAGATAGATAGAATAACAGAATATAATTAAGTTGTTGGCTTTGTCaagttaaaataataacttaatccCACCTGCTATTAATAGTCCTACCTGTTGGCTTACCTTCTTCAGTTGGTCAAATATGATGCACTATTATCGTAGCACACACTCATTACTAATCTCTGGTAAGAGTATAATTTGTTGTGATTTGACACTTTCACAGCTGTTAGTTGTTAAACATAACTGCAGCGATGCCGGTAGTTCATGTAACTTACCTGTTTAAAGTGAGAAGCTGCTGTAACCGGTAACAAAACAGATTTGAATCAAATCAGAAACGTGAAACACGTATAAACAGAGTCTCGGTGAATATGCCGTTGTTTCTGTGTAACTGCATCAGATCACGCTGCTCTTTTCCGCCTTTTGATCTGCTTTAAGACTGCACTTACTCTTTTTGATGAATGCGTTTGAAAGGATAAATACAGTAGAGACAAAGATGAGGCGTTAAACATATTAAAAGTAGCACTCTGCTTAATAGAAGCAATTTTCTGCAGCGCCGAGCGCTCACAGTTAGCGTTTGTGCTGTGTGATGGACGATAACAAATGTCACAGAGTTCGAAAGAGTTTTATTCTATAATACTATCctgaataatatgaaataatttaccATAACTTTCAAAAAATGTTATGAATTTGAAGAATAGGTGTGCAGTTTGGTTGTATGAACTAAACTATTCATTCAGTTCATATTTGAAGAAATTCTTTCCCAGCGTAATGGGTTGACTGGCCAGCTATAGGAGACCTCCAACAATATTTCaacgtcacttcctgtttctgtttCAATATGGCTTCTTGATGTTTAGCTCAAATTAAGCGTTTGGTGCTAAACGTTATTTAATTTACTTAGTAAGTTACATAACGCATATATGTGGGCTTTcaatatatgaaaaaaagacGAGAGCAGTGATCTAATTTGCGCTAAAGGTGAGTCATAAACGGTTGATTGTGCTGCGAGTGGTTTAGGGAGCGTCATTAAAATGCGGATATTGTGGTTAACGtcaaagtaatattaattaatcaaatagtCGTTAACTAGTCAAAGTTATCCGCATAGTGTGGGAAAACATTTTTCATCATGAATGACTGAAAACGTGCAGAATTATACAGTGTACTGTTTTATAAAAAGAACTGCGCCAAAATAAGAGCTTAAGATAACAACTAACGGTATGGTTTTAgtacaataattgttttttttttgtttgttttttaggaaTTTCAAGAATTGTTTAAAGTTGTGCGACCTCTACAAACATCGTatcttaataaaacatttataaataacgaCACCAAATATAATAATACCAAAACAGACACGTTTGTATTATAATTCGAAGTATGAATGTTTTCTTATCATAAATACCCATGATTAAAATTTGTAAAAgtagtttaaaatttaaattaagtatttttgtttgcatttttaatatttaatttaaatgaaaatatgcagaattattctgttctttttttaataaacggAACTATGCCAAAATAACCTATGCTTGTGCAATAAGTGCAATTTTTCATGCTTTCCTAAAATTAAAgttgcataaaacatttattagtaatgagagtataataataataaaatcagacCATTTaccacattttatattttgcacaCATTCAttctaattataatttttgtgtgtgtgtgtgtgtgtgtgtgtgtgtatatatatatatatatatatatatatatatatatatatatatatatatatatatatatatatatatatatataaaatttactatttataattttaatatataatatttataattttataaatattttaaattcatagAACAAACTAAACCAAAATAAGTGAGCTATTGCAACAAACAACTGTGCTTGTAGTACAATGTcagtttttcatgatttttttttttttacatttattaataattagctTGTAGCTTATATctgtgaattagaaaaaaaaataaacatttatagtaatattactttaaataaaatgtatgcatttattaatttatacatttttgttgtaaGTTATGCTGTCTTTAACTGaaatttcattcaaataaagTAACGATTAAAATTAAACTTATGTCTCCTGCTTGTTCAGATGGAGATACTTGCTGAAGGGACCTCTCACGCTCAGCGTGTGCTGTCCTTACTCAACCAACAGCGGGGTCTTGGCCACTTTTGTGATGCCATGTTGAGCACAGCGAGTGGACAGGTGCATCTGGCCCATCGCAATGTTCTTGCCTGCTTCAGCCACTTATTCCAAGACCCCAGTTCAAACACGCCATGTCTAAAGATCGAGCTGCCATCAAAGTGCCCTGATGATGGACTACAGCTACTGTTGAACTTTTTTTACACTGGTGAACTCCAGTTAGAAGACAGCAATTTAGAGAAGATTCAGAATGCAGCTAGCGGACTATCAGTGCCGGATTCTCTCATGCCTTGCCAGAGTTTGCAAGGTGTAGAGAATTTACAGTCACCTGTCTCGAGTGATGATGATAAAGACAAACTACTGTTCCCTCTCACATCTGCAGATGCTCAGCCTGATCACACCCCGAAAGGAAAGACTAGATCTTGGCAGAGGATGAAAAATAAGCCCGATGCATGCAGGGCAGGTTCAGAGGTCACAGTTAGCGATGATGACCCTCCTGCCTCGACGGCAACTACCACCACACGTTCTGGAAGGCGTGTAAAAGGGCCCAATCGACTAGTCGGGGATAGTCCCATGTCTACTGTGATGAGGCAGGGAGCAGGAAGAAGAAAAGCATCATCTCTAGAAGACAAAGAGCAGGAGACTTCTGCCACTGAGGACGGAGATCACCTCGAACATCAAGACATGAGTGAGACTGAGGCACTCACTACATTCAACCAGAAGGTATTTATTCAATTCAGATCATTTCAACTTGATCATCTATGCGTTAATCTGACAACTGAATGCATTGATTCTAAAAATTTGCTATAATAATGCACTGTGTACAATTTTGACCTAATTTAATACCAAATTAAAATTCTTGATTTTACTTGTAATCTGTTGTACATTTACAGTTAATTCTCTGTTTTAGGTGGATGGATCTGTTGATAACCAG is a genomic window containing:
- the LOC127977379 gene encoding polynucleotide 5'-hydroxyl-kinase NOL9-like; translation: MTMKVHKVSSRSQNSTKRHGKNKWRKKIHRLDSSLLNTSPGTAKLEQQITKREKPGLKRLKKLYTKPIPENSCAEEKGKATSVTFAQVHTNGGTELDDSSNSVDSQEWSEYANSVLKNGMESSTSPKTDQMEENGLEFHAHFDHTHNRAVLVMKQGQVLCFRGKCLLTCLYGHVEVLGFTIEEGQQPYPLFSPPSHCPLTITALGNNPPSGKNKKEGLLEAKAIVRKYFSSEPSKKLMSEVDSDSCVVLLEPLDTPLTRFLTSFSELSEIFGLNSKELKSQAAVYNPVLSAVGVTALRGPCAQGLVVSRSYREAISSLLSAWAGEFVRCPIILVCGGKSSGKSTFNRHLINSLLNHTASVEYLECDLGQTEFTPPGCLSLNTVTEPLLGPPFTHLRDPEHMVYYGQADCQADIDRYLESLKSLWRHVSGESPVIINTMGWIRGHGFQILIDLIRLFSVTHVVQLSFGNAPQCQLLTPDLLRTACGWQTHPPTPPTLTEEPASHLSIRSHVFLSVQSEYEGAGTSGKMQHQRSNELRDLALLSYFSRLQSPEPGPIRPLHCLIPYQVPHSAVAIGVTHCEVAPNNIFYAANASIVGLCCLSEKVMGRGGPVVLSQTPICQCVGLGVLRGVDMTRGLYFLVTPVSPSVLRHVNCLLLGEITLPKILLSKQHGVEGDLPYVTTDYSFEVKGAGKLHIYKGLTRPGLIKSNN